The Elusimicrobiota bacterium genome includes a region encoding these proteins:
- the czcA_2 gene encoding Cobalt-zinc-cadmium resistance protein CzcA — translation MSLIQLVHALLFGALLIAVARKLPAFAMNRPVSLAMLLSAISIFGVAALIHLPVELMPNVAYGNVTIFVDVRGGMPPPEVERLVTKPIEEAMGSVSRLRNLVSSSKKDRSIVTLEFEPGIDMDLAALEVREKFLRVKPKLPPEIEKPVIARYEESDAPIYITALTSEKYTPEELRRLVDSGLKEKLIRVDGVANVEVGGGRERKIIVDIDRNRLASVGLPIKKVVGVLEQNNLNLRTGEVSGSPTLLFGVRTVGAFRSLDDIRNMTLAVTKNGGRVRVKDVADVKDSYLESESYSRLNAKSAVTVYVQKESSANTVKVAAAVEKEARQFKETLPAGIELVTISNQRKAILSAINSVKMTLLYGVALVVLVLPVFLAKTRFTRTVAALVLAALAANVFFFHLMRWDLNNSVWLVAPVLIGVMAFAVRRPDLRTSLVVAASIPVSVFMTLAFMYLEGITINVMSLSGMILGIGLLVDNAVVVIEAYDRIKTEHPELPLKEAMARAAHEMVGPMVAGTLTIVVVFLPFSLLQKQTQILFAGISFVVTASLFSSLFVALTLVPALGSLIDPREMRLTFNDQKVALKLSELKNRFNLAQQKWVPVVERLKSNFRREIAVFIGVSLLIIGAMRIFFHVPLIEGIYVLAAAAVIGAGLLMVLRYEKNLRWSLANRKKVFALIGSVFVFAFLIFVFQLPKDFMASSEQGEFVVFVELDTGVRLDISNRVAEEVEKAVRDYPPTKDAIRNVSSKIEGWSSKIYVTLKDLAERDMTTQDVINTLRPEVDRVVENYAKEYRAFSYFSEPRTGKEIFVEIFGYEYDLMAKIAMEIAGKMGKVSGLSDVKIRYRPGRPQLSVYIDPMRAALFNLDTKEIAETLHAQMRGLRATTFFDEAQEVETVVRVRPDQHETVESMKNLFLTLPQANSPQASQVPLSHVASIKSDLSPSEVWHRNKARMIQVSANLGTTSLEGAAKDVKEILNSMSFPPDYYADIGGQYEDMVTANRDFWKALLLTVFLIFMVMACQFESLSQPLVIMGTVVLSAIGAVAALCLHQTTVTLGVLVGLLMLGGIVVNNGIMLLDKVNLLKKENPDLSQTELLETAARHRIRPIFMTKVTTVMGLIPMALDRSESAVLWSPLAIAVVGGLVSSSLLTLFVIPSLYMTVNEAKQKAAAKWKAFHPGFQAFIQEKFGF, via the coding sequence ATGAGCCTGATTCAACTTGTTCATGCGCTTTTGTTTGGGGCTCTCCTCATCGCCGTGGCGCGAAAGCTCCCCGCGTTCGCGATGAACCGTCCGGTGTCCCTGGCGATGCTCCTTTCTGCCATTTCTATTTTTGGGGTGGCCGCGTTGATTCATCTGCCGGTTGAACTCATGCCGAATGTGGCTTATGGAAACGTGACGATTTTTGTGGACGTGCGCGGCGGGATGCCACCGCCCGAAGTCGAGCGTCTTGTGACCAAGCCTATTGAGGAAGCGATGGGATCGGTCTCGCGTTTAAGAAATTTGGTGTCGTCTTCCAAAAAAGACCGTTCCATTGTGACGCTGGAATTCGAGCCGGGCATCGACATGGACCTGGCGGCGCTCGAAGTTCGCGAGAAGTTTTTGCGGGTGAAGCCAAAGCTCCCGCCTGAAATAGAGAAACCGGTGATCGCCCGCTACGAAGAATCCGATGCGCCAATCTACATCACAGCGCTCACCTCCGAGAAATACACCCCGGAAGAATTGCGACGCTTGGTGGACTCGGGCCTTAAGGAAAAACTTATCCGCGTGGACGGGGTGGCGAATGTCGAAGTGGGCGGCGGCCGCGAACGGAAGATCATTGTGGACATCGACCGCAACCGCCTGGCTTCTGTGGGACTTCCGATCAAGAAAGTCGTGGGTGTTTTGGAGCAGAACAATTTGAATCTGCGGACGGGAGAAGTGTCGGGATCGCCGACTCTTCTTTTTGGTGTCCGCACTGTGGGCGCGTTTCGGTCGCTGGACGATATTCGAAACATGACGCTCGCCGTCACAAAGAACGGCGGACGCGTCCGCGTCAAAGATGTGGCCGACGTGAAAGATTCCTACCTGGAATCGGAAAGCTATTCGAGGCTTAACGCCAAATCCGCGGTGACGGTGTATGTTCAAAAGGAAAGCTCGGCCAACACGGTCAAAGTGGCGGCCGCGGTCGAAAAGGAAGCCCGCCAATTTAAAGAAACGCTTCCAGCCGGTATCGAACTCGTCACGATTTCCAACCAGCGCAAAGCGATTCTCTCCGCCATCAATTCCGTCAAAATGACGCTCCTCTATGGAGTCGCCCTCGTTGTGCTGGTCCTTCCGGTGTTCCTCGCCAAGACTCGTTTCACCCGAACCGTCGCCGCGCTGGTCTTGGCGGCTTTGGCGGCGAACGTCTTTTTCTTTCATCTCATGCGCTGGGACTTGAACAACAGCGTGTGGCTCGTGGCGCCGGTTCTGATCGGCGTGATGGCTTTTGCCGTGCGCCGTCCGGATTTGCGGACCTCGCTGGTCGTGGCGGCGTCGATTCCTGTTTCCGTTTTCATGACGCTTGCCTTCATGTACCTGGAAGGCATCACGATCAACGTGATGTCGCTTTCGGGAATGATTCTTGGTATCGGACTTTTGGTGGACAACGCGGTGGTTGTGATCGAGGCCTATGACCGGATCAAAACCGAGCACCCGGAGTTACCGCTCAAAGAAGCGATGGCGCGCGCCGCGCATGAAATGGTCGGGCCGATGGTGGCCGGCACATTGACGATCGTGGTGGTTTTTCTTCCGTTCTCGCTTCTTCAAAAGCAAACCCAAATTCTTTTCGCCGGAATTTCCTTCGTTGTAACCGCTTCTCTATTTTCCTCTCTGTTCGTGGCATTGACGCTCGTCCCCGCCCTGGGAAGCCTGATCGATCCGCGTGAAATGCGGCTGACTTTCAACGATCAGAAGGTGGCTCTTAAATTAAGCGAATTGAAAAACCGCTTCAATTTGGCGCAGCAAAAATGGGTCCCCGTCGTCGAACGATTAAAATCAAATTTCCGTCGAGAAATCGCAGTTTTTATCGGCGTGTCGCTCCTTATTATAGGGGCGATGCGGATCTTCTTTCATGTCCCCTTGATCGAAGGCATCTATGTCCTGGCGGCGGCAGCGGTGATCGGTGCGGGCCTCTTAATGGTGCTCCGCTACGAGAAAAATCTTCGGTGGAGCTTGGCGAACCGGAAAAAAGTATTCGCCCTGATCGGCTCGGTATTTGTTTTTGCGTTCCTCATTTTCGTGTTTCAACTGCCGAAAGATTTCATGGCGTCCTCCGAACAAGGCGAGTTCGTGGTGTTTGTAGAGCTTGATACCGGCGTGCGGCTGGACATTTCAAACCGCGTGGCCGAGGAAGTGGAGAAAGCTGTGCGCGATTATCCGCCGACCAAAGATGCGATCCGGAATGTCTCTTCCAAGATCGAAGGCTGGTCCTCAAAAATTTACGTCACGCTTAAAGACTTGGCCGAGCGCGACATGACGACGCAGGACGTAATTAACACCCTCCGACCCGAAGTGGATCGCGTGGTGGAGAATTACGCGAAAGAATACCGGGCCTTCAGCTATTTTTCCGAACCCCGAACCGGTAAAGAAATTTTCGTGGAAATCTTCGGCTATGAGTACGACCTGATGGCGAAGATCGCAATGGAGATCGCCGGAAAGATGGGCAAAGTGTCCGGTCTCTCGGATGTGAAAATCCGCTACCGTCCGGGCCGTCCACAGCTTTCCGTTTATATCGACCCCATGCGCGCCGCGCTCTTTAATCTGGATACCAAAGAGATCGCCGAAACCCTCCATGCCCAGATGCGCGGGCTTCGCGCCACCACGTTTTTTGATGAAGCGCAGGAAGTGGAAACCGTGGTCCGCGTGCGGCCCGACCAGCACGAAACCGTTGAGAGCATGAAGAACCTCTTCCTCACCTTGCCTCAGGCCAACTCGCCGCAGGCCTCTCAAGTTCCGCTATCGCATGTGGCCTCCATAAAATCGGATTTGTCGCCGAGCGAGGTCTGGCATCGAAATAAGGCGCGCATGATTCAGGTTTCGGCTAATTTGGGGACGACCTCGCTTGAAGGCGCGGCCAAAGACGTGAAAGAGATTTTGAACTCGATGTCATTCCCACCGGATTATTACGCCGACATCGGCGGCCAGTATGAGGACATGGTGACCGCTAACCGCGATTTCTGGAAAGCGCTTCTTTTGACCGTCTTCCTTATTTTCATGGTGATGGCCTGCCAGTTTGAATCGCTCTCGCAACCATTGGTCATCATGGGAACGGTGGTGTTGTCCGCGATCGGCGCCGTGGCGGCCTTATGCCTCCATCAGACAACCGTGACTCTGGGCGTGCTCGTTGGGTTGTTAATGCTGGGCGGCATCGTGGTCAACAATGGAATCATGCTTTTGGACAAAGTGAATCTTCTTAAAAAAGAAAACCCCGATTTAAGCCAAACCGAACTGCTGGAAACTGCGGCCCGTCACCGCATACGCCCCATTTTCATGACCAAGGTGACAACGGTTATGGGTCTCATCCCCATGGCGCTCGACCGAAGCGAAAGCGCGGTTTTATGGAGCCCTCTCGCCATTGCCGTCGTCGGCGGCCTGGTGAGTTCTAGTTTGCTGACCCTTTTTGTCATTCCAAGCCTGTATATGACGGTGAATGAGGCCAAGCAGAAGGCTGCTGCCAAATGGAAGGCGTTTCATCCCGGCTTCCAGGCGTTCATTCAGGAAAAATTTGGTTTTTAA